AAACGGCGGAGTAGTTTTTTTCCGGGGCCGGGTCTCGCCCCGGCGGGCGAGCTACTTTCTTTTGCTTCGCCAAAAGAAAGTAAGCAAAGAAAAGGCGACCCCACTGTCTGCGACCCTTCGCTACGCTACGGGCAACCTGCGGTGCTCGCGTTTCGCGGGGTCTCGCAGAACTCGCCTTCGGCTCAAACAGCTGCGAGCCCTGATCCGCGAAACGCTGCGCTCCTCGGCGCAGCCAGAGGGGGTGGAGACCACACGGGCCTTTGCTTCGCTCGGCCGCCGTGCCCTCACCCCCAGCCCTCTCCCAGAGGGAGAGGGAGCCAATCCGAGCCCAGCAGAGCAGCGCAGCGCAGAGGCTCATCGTCGCAGAGGGAGCCGACCCAACCCAAGCCGAGCAAAGCGAAGGCCCGAGAGCTGGCCGAGCGCAGCGATGGCGCGTCGGTCCCCAAATCCCTTCTGTATGCGCCGAGGAGCGGAGCGTTTCGCGGATCAGGGCTCGCCCTTGTTTGAGCGAAGCGAGTTTGGGCGAGACCCCGCGAAACGTGAGCACCGCAGGTTGCCCGCAGCGAAGCGAAGGGACGCAGACAGCAGGGTCGCCTTTCTTTTGCCTACTTTTCTTTGGCGAAGCAAAGAAAAGTAGGTCGGCCGCCGGGCCGAGACCCGGCCTCCGCCCTAAAAAAGACTAACTCTCAATCTTCCCAAGCCGAGACTCCCGCAACCGGCTAGGCGCCAAAGCCCCAGCCGACTCCAGAATCGGATAAGCAATAGAACAAATATGCGAATTGATCCGCTTCAAATCGCTGATCAAGTCGATATGCAGCGAACTGGTCTCGATGCTGAGAGTCGTCCGATCCGACAACCGATCCAGATGAGTCGTCGCATAAGCCCGCTCCAGATCCCGAAACCGAGCCTTCTCTTCCAGAAGCTTCTGCGCATCCCGAACATTCCCGTTCAAGAACACGCTCATGCTCAACCGCAGGTTGGCAACCAGCCGCCCATGCAGCTCGACGATCTCCGCCATCCCGGCTTCCGAGAAATTGCGCTGCGGTTTGATCTTCTTGTCTTCCACATCGATGATCACCCGCTCGATGATGTCGCCGATCTGCTCCATGTTGATCGTGAAGCTGATGATGTCCGTCCAGCGCCGGCTTTCCTCTTCGCCCAACGCCTCGCGCGAGATGCGCGTCATGTAGTACTTGATGGCCGAGTACAGCTCGTCCACCGTGTCGTCCAGCTGCCGCAGTTCCTGCGACAGCCGCGTGTCGTTGTTGCGGATCACGTCGAGCACGCCGATCAGCATGGTCTCCACGATGTCGGCCTGGTGCAGCGCCTCGCGCGCGGCGTTCGAGATCGCCAGAGAAGGCGTCGATAGCGCCGAGGGGTCCAGGTGGTGCGGGCGGCTGGTGCTGGAGGCCTGCGGCGTCGGGAGCATCCGTGTCACGAGCTTGGCGACCCACTGCGTGAGCCCGATGAAGCCGACGCTGATGATGACGTTGAAGGCCAGGTGGAACAGCACAACACCATGCGTCTGGTTCGGCAGCTCGGGCTGCACATAGCGGATCCACAAGCCGATGAAGGGCGCGACGATCGCCACGCCCAGCGCCTTGAAGAGCAAGTTGCCCACCGTCACCTGCCGCACCGACACCGCCGACTTCGCCGTGGTCAGCACCGCGAGCAGGCCGCTGCCGAGGTTGGCGCCGAGCACGAGGCCGAGCGCCACATCCAGCGGCACCACGTTCGACGTGGCCATGGCCGCCACCAGCAGCACCACCGCCAGGCTCGAATAGGCCACGATGGCCAGCACCGAGCCGATGGTGATTTCCAGCAGCACATCGCTGTTGATCGAGGCCAGCACCGCACGCATCGCAGGGGCTGAGAACAGCGGCTCGGTGGCTTCGACCACCAGCTGCAGCGCCAGCAGCATCAGCCCCAGCCCGATCAGCACCCGCCCGACACGCCCCGCCACGGTGGCCGAGCGCGTGATGAACAGCACCACCCCCACGAAGATGAACATCGGCGAGAGCCATGAGAGGTCCGCCGAGAACAGCACCGAGATCAGCGCCGTGCCCACGTCGGCCCCCCGCATCACCGCCAGCGCCGCCGGCAGCGTGACCAGGCCCTGCCCGACGAAGGACGAGGTCATGAGCGAGGTGGCGGTGCTCGACTGCACCAGCGCCGTCACGCCGATGCCCGAGAGGGCGGCCGTGAAGCGGTTGCGCATGCTCTGCACGAGGATCTTGCGCAGGTTGGCGCCGAACACGCGCAGCACCCCGGTGCGAACCAGATGGGTGCCCCACACCAGCAGTGCGACTGCCGCGAGCAGATTCAGGAGATGCTTCATGGGTGTCGGGTTCTGTCCTTTTCGTTTTGGTTCGTTTCGACCCCATTTTCCACAAGTGGCGATTCAGTCGATCAGCGCCCCGTTGTCGTGGAAGGGAAAGGGGCCTTCGAAGCGGCCGGAGGCCGCCAGATGGGTGACGAGGCGGCCGCTGCGCGCGGACCATGCATGAACGCGGAAACCGGGCGGTTCGAGCGTCCATGCCGAGGCTGCGCCGGGTGCCAGATCGAGGCAGACCTGGTGCGCGGGCGCCGGCGAAGTCGAGGCGATGGTGCCGCCGAAGCGCACATCGATGGCGCGGTGCAGGTGGCCGCAGATCACGCGCTCGACGTTCTTGTAGCGAGCGATCAATGTCTCGAGCGCGTCGGCGCCTTGCAGCAGGCCGATCTCGTCCATGTGGCCGATCAACGTCGTGAAGGGCGGGTGGTGCATGGCGACCACGACAGGCTCGTCGCGGCAGGCGTCGAGCTGGGCTTCGAGCCAGCCCAGGCGCTTCTCGCACAGCGTGCCATGGCTCTCGCCCGGTACGCAGGTGTCGAGCGTCAGCAGTCGCAGCCCACCGACGCGCACCGAATACTGGATGAAGCCGGCCGTGTCGCTGCCCGTGCCGAGGTATGCATGGCCGGGAAAGCTCCGGCGCAACTGGTCGCGGTCGTCGTGGTTGCCGGGCAGCAGGTAGACCGGCATGGTCAGCGGGGCCAGCAGGCGCGCGAGGTGTTCGTACTCGGCGGCGCGGCCGAAGTCGGTCAGGTCGCCGGTGATCACGACCGCATCGGGCTGCTGCGGCAGCGCGAGCACCGACTGCACCGCTTGCTGGAGATACGGCGCGGTGTCGATGCGGCCGTAGGCCAGCCGGCCCGGCTCGCGGATGTGAAGGTCGGTCAGCTGGACCAGGAAGGTGTCTGGGTTCGTTGTCGTCATGCGCTGGTTTCCTGCGACGTCATCAGGCGGTCGGGGTGGACGCGAAGGCTCACCGGATCGCCCGGACCGAAGGGGTTGTCGCGCCCCACGTCGGCCACCAGCAGGGGCTGGTCCTGCACGCGCAGTTGAAGCTGCACGCGGTCGCCGAGAAAGGTGCGGCGTTCGACGGTGGCGGTGCCCCAGTCGGGCTGGGGCGCACTCACTTCGACGTCTTCGGGTCGCACCAAGAGCATCGCATGGCTCTGCCAGGCAGGCGGGCAAGGCAGCGTGCTTCCGCCGAGTCGGACAACGCCTTGCGCGATGGCCTCGGGCGCGCGCTCCAGACGATTGACCCGGCCGAGGAACTCCGCAACGAAGGGATGCGCGGGCGCGCGGTACAGGTCTTCGCCGCGGCCGACCTGCACGATGCGGCCGGCGCGCATCACGGCGAGCCGGTCGGCGATGGCGAGCGCTTCCTGCTGGTCGTGCGTCACGTGGATGGCGGTGATGTGCAGGCGGCGCAGCAGTTCGGCGAGCTCGTCGCGCAGCGACTCCTTGAGCTTGGCGTCGAGCGCGGCCAGCGGCTCGTCGAGCAGCAGCACGCGGGGGCGCACGGCCACGGCGCGCGCGAGGGCCACGCGCTGGCGTTGGCCGCCGGAGAGCTCGGCGGGGCGCTTGTTCTCCAGCCCGCCCAGGCGCACAAGGTCGACCAGTTCGCCGACGGCGCACTTCTCTTCTTCGGGCGACACGCCGCGGATGCGAAGGCCGTAGCCGATGTTGGCCGCCACCGTCATCTGCGGAAAGAGCGCGTAGCTCTGGAACACCATGCCCACGCCGCGGTGCTCGACCGGGCGTTGCGTCACGTCCTGGTCCCCGAAGACGATACGGCTGCCTTCGTCGGGCGCTTCCAGCCCTGCAATCAGGCGCAGCAGCGTGGTCTTGCCGCAGCCCGAAGGGCCGAGCAGCGCGAGCACTTCACCCGGCTCGACGTGCAGATTCGTCGGCTGCAGGCCGCGCGTGCCGTCTGCGTAGGTCTTCGCACAGTTCGCGATGTCGATGGGGATGCGTTCAAGTTCCATGGCGTTTCTGCATCAGGTTGGCAAGGTACTGCAGGCCCCACAGCACCGGAAGAATGACGGCGAAGAAGACCAGCGTGTAGGCCGATCCGACCTCAATGCGCATCGAGGCGTAGCTATCGGCCAGCCCCACGGGCAGGGTGCGGGTGAGCGGCGTGTGCAGCATCCAGGTGAGGTTGAATTCGCCCACCGAGAGCGTGAACACCATCAGGCTGCCGGCGACGATGGCCGGGAACACTGCGGGCACGAGGATGCCCATGAAGCGCTGGCGAAAGTTCGCACCCAGCGAGCGCGCGGCCTCTTCGAGCGCGAGCAGGTCGTCGCGTTGGAAGGCCGAGCTCACGGTGCGGACCATGAAGGGCAGCGTGAAGATGATGTGGCCCACGAGGATGAAGGCGAAGCTCTGGCGGAAGGCGGTGAGTTGGCCGTAGGCGAGGATCAACGCGAGCGCCGTGGCAAGGCCCGGCACGGCGACGGGCAGCGTCAGCAGTTCCTCGAAGATGCGCGCGGCCCGCGAGCGGCTGCGCGCCAGTGCATAGGCGCATGGAACGCCGAGCAGCACGGTGCACATCACGCATGCGACCGCCAGCCCGATCGACCAGCCGACGGTGCCGCCGTAGTTCTCCCACACCTCGCCGAGCCAGCGCAGCGTGAGGCCGCTTTTGAGGCCCGCGCTGTAGTTGTTGACCAGCCCCGCCATCACCGACAGCAGCATCGGCGCGATCATGAAGAGGCTCACCAGCACGGTGATTGCGAGCAGCAAGGGCGCCCTGGGTTGCGTGTTCTTGCGCATGCCTGCGTCTCCTTCAGCGCGCGACCGGGTTGGCCCCGAAGCGCCGCGCGACGAACAGCACCAGCCAGGTCACGAGGCCCAGCGAAATCGACAGCGACGCGGCGAGCGCGAAGTTGGCGTAGTTGGTGAACTCGTTGTAGATGGTGATCGGGATCACC
This region of Variovorax sp. RKNM96 genomic DNA includes:
- a CDS encoding Na/Pi cotransporter family protein, with the translated sequence MKHLLNLLAAVALLVWGTHLVRTGVLRVFGANLRKILVQSMRNRFTAALSGIGVTALVQSSTATSLMTSSFVGQGLVTLPAALAVMRGADVGTALISVLFSADLSWLSPMFIFVGVVLFITRSATVAGRVGRVLIGLGLMLLALQLVVEATEPLFSAPAMRAVLASINSDVLLEITIGSVLAIVAYSSLAVVLLVAAMATSNVVPLDVALGLVLGANLGSGLLAVLTTAKSAVSVRQVTVGNLLFKALGVAIVAPFIGLWIRYVQPELPNQTHGVVLFHLAFNVIISVGFIGLTQWVAKLVTRMLPTPQASSTSRPHHLDPSALSTPSLAISNAAREALHQADIVETMLIGVLDVIRNNDTRLSQELRQLDDTVDELYSAIKYYMTRISREALGEEESRRWTDIISFTINMEQIGDIIERVIIDVEDKKIKPQRNFSEAGMAEIVELHGRLVANLRLSMSVFLNGNVRDAQKLLEEKARFRDLERAYATTHLDRLSDRTTLSIETSSLHIDLISDLKRINSHICSIAYPILESAGALAPSRLRESRLGKIES
- a CDS encoding phosphodiesterase gives rise to the protein MTTTNPDTFLVQLTDLHIREPGRLAYGRIDTAPYLQQAVQSVLALPQQPDAVVITGDLTDFGRAAEYEHLARLLAPLTMPVYLLPGNHDDRDQLRRSFPGHAYLGTGSDTAGFIQYSVRVGGLRLLTLDTCVPGESHGTLCEKRLGWLEAQLDACRDEPVVVAMHHPPFTTLIGHMDEIGLLQGADALETLIARYKNVERVICGHLHRAIDVRFGGTIASTSPAPAHQVCLDLAPGAASAWTLEPPGFRVHAWSARSGRLVTHLAASGRFEGPFPFHDNGALID
- a CDS encoding ABC transporter ATP-binding protein, translating into MELERIPIDIANCAKTYADGTRGLQPTNLHVEPGEVLALLGPSGCGKTTLLRLIAGLEAPDEGSRIVFGDQDVTQRPVEHRGVGMVFQSYALFPQMTVAANIGYGLRIRGVSPEEEKCAVGELVDLVRLGGLENKRPAELSGGQRQRVALARAVAVRPRVLLLDEPLAALDAKLKESLRDELAELLRRLHITAIHVTHDQQEALAIADRLAVMRAGRIVQVGRGEDLYRAPAHPFVAEFLGRVNRLERAPEAIAQGVVRLGGSTLPCPPAWQSHAMLLVRPEDVEVSAPQPDWGTATVERRTFLGDRVQLQLRVQDQPLLVADVGRDNPFGPGDPVSLRVHPDRLMTSQETSA
- a CDS encoding ABC transporter permease subunit, which produces MRKNTQPRAPLLLAITVLVSLFMIAPMLLSVMAGLVNNYSAGLKSGLTLRWLGEVWENYGGTVGWSIGLAVACVMCTVLLGVPCAYALARSRSRAARIFEELLTLPVAVPGLATALALILAYGQLTAFRQSFAFILVGHIIFTLPFMVRTVSSAFQRDDLLALEEAARSLGANFRQRFMGILVPAVFPAIVAGSLMVFTLSVGEFNLTWMLHTPLTRTLPVGLADSYASMRIEVGSAYTLVFFAVILPVLWGLQYLANLMQKRHGT